CCAGTCATCCCAATCTAACTCTTCCACGGCTCCTGCTCCCATTAAGGGAGGGTTGGGTCCAGAGATGCTTGGGCTGGCTGTAAATTGCTCAGGTTTTGTCGCAACATATCGATCGAAGCTTTCAATTGCACGTCGGACTGCATCTGTTGTGTCTGATTCTCTTTGATTGAATTTAAGGCTCCAATCAATTCCTTCAAAGTATCCTTCAAGGGACTCGACGGCTTCTTGCTCAAGAAACTCTTCAATTCTGCAATGTAGGTCTCTAGCTTCAGCCGCATATCGAGGTTGCTGGATTCCAATTGTTGTAGCCGTTGCGGAAGCGGCTGGAGCTGCGAAATTAAGACTGCGAATTGCTGCTTCAAGATCACCTGCTCCTGGCTCATCTTTTGCACTGTCCGCGTTAGCTCGCCCATCTGCTGCAATAACTGCTGCTGGGTCAGGTTCAGTTCGGTTAGTTTCGTCACAGAGTCGGCGGATTGCTGCATCATCTCTTTCGGGTTCATAGTCAATCTCCTGATATTTCTGTAATCCTTGAAACGTATAGCCCCTGCCTAACTGAGTGCCGCTATAGTGCTGACTTCCAAACCCATAGGTAATTCCAAGTTCCTGTCCCTTCGTTAAGCCAACCCTGATTTCGACTCCCCTGGCTTGCATCTGTTCAATAAACTGCGGCATTGTTAGCTTCTGTTGACTCAGGTGCTTGACCATTGATTGCAGCACTAGGCGAATGCAGGGGTCAGGTGGCTTGTCCCGACTGCCCTCCTCGAACTGACGCTGCTGTTTCTCGAATTTACGAATCTCACCCGTCGTCGGAGCGCGATCGATCTGCTCATAGCTAGGGGTGACCGGCTCTAAGTTGTAAATTCGCTCTAGTTCACGAATTACATTCTCCGATCGCACATAGTCCTGACTATCAGAAACGGTTTGAGCATCAGGAATTTGAATGCGGCTGACAACGAGGTGAACATGGTCGTGCTCTTCATCGGTATGGCGAACCACAATATACTGACAATTGCCGAAGCCCATTCGGTTCAAGTAATCATGGGCGATCGCCAGCCATCGATCGTCAGACTGCCGCTCATGAGCAGGAAGTGCGAGCATTGCATGGTAAACTGCGACTTCCAGCCCCGGACGTAAACGGCGAATCGCGTTGAACTCAGCCGTAAGCTCATCAACTGACTCCCCCAGCATACTGCCGCCTAGAAACTGCGCTCCCTTCTTCTCCAGAACGTACCGAAGGCAACCCCGAAAGCTTCTCCCTTTTTCCTGCTTACCAATCACAGCGAAAACTCCTCGTCGTCAGTCTCTTCGTCGAGCGCCTCCTCAATATTGGCAGCAATCAGCGATAATCCAATCTGCTTGAGTTCAGCCTTAATTTCATTCAACAACAAGAAATACTGCTGAATCTGCTCAGGATTCATGGTCCGAGAGCGATTAGAAATCGAACCTAATACCTGATTTGTTTGCTGAAGTGCAATAGTTAAGTCCTGAATTTTCCGATAGCAATCCAAATTAATCGAAGGAATGAGCTTGGGGCGCGATCGACGTAAAATCAGATTACGCAGATAGGTACTCAACGGGATAGGATTTGCTTGCTCCTCCAGCAAAGCTCTTTGCTCTGAAGTGAAGCGAATTCCAACCGTTGCCGAGTGGGAATCACGGTCTTTCTTACGCCGGGGCATACTTTTATAATCAGAATTTGTTAAACAAAAACATGGCTTGCTTTCAGGAGCATGGCTCTTCTATTTCCTTTAGTATGTCCTGAAGAATAGAAGACGGAGTATTTCGCTTAACAGTTCGAGAAACTTACATTCCTAGTCCGGCAGGTTGCGAACTTCACCATACTGACGAATGTGGTTAATTAGCCTTCTTGCCTCACCGCCTACTGCCTCTAATTCAGCTAAGTTTCCAACAAGAATAAACAACTCCTCAGCACGACTAACCACCGTGTTGAGCAAGTTTGGAGAGTTGCTGATAAGCCCTAAGCTATTTCGATCGCATAAACAGGGAGAAAAGAGAATGACGGGTTTTTCTTCACCCTGAAACTGATAGACAGTGTTGACATCAGACCAAGGGAACTTCTGCGATCGAGATTGTAATTGTTGACGCAGAGCAGCGGCCTGGTGGAAAAACAAGCTCATAATGCCAATCTGGTTGTTTTTCTCCTGAGCAGTGAGTTTATATCCGGCAGCTAGAAGGTGCTGCACGAGAATATCGATCGCCCTAACCTCCCCTGGGTTTGTGTTCTGATCCTGACGACCGATTACATTAAACGCCAGTAGATTCGGACCCAGGGCAGAAGGGCGCGGCTGAACTAAACAATTGAGTCCGCCTGGATACTTAGGACTAGAAAAAGCGGCGATCGCAGGCACAGACCGATAGTGATTCCGCAGCACAATTGGGTTTCCAAGACTACCCTCCTCCCCAGTAGCTCCGGCTGCTCGGTGGTAAGCAGTCGCAGTGTTTTTCGCTGTTGGAGAGTATTTGGAATAATCTAAACCCTGATCAAGGAAGTAGGATTGCCGATAAGCTGCAACGGCATCAACCCCTAAGCTTAGAATTGGAAAGAGTTGATTGGGGTCACCAACTACTGCCGCCTGCTGAGAACGCACTAAGAGCGGAAACGCTTGGTGGAGGGCAGTGGCAGCCGCCTCGTCAATGATTGCCAATTGGATTAAATCAGCCTCTATTGTCGGAAATAGGTTAAACAGGGATTGAAGGCTTGAGCTAAAGACGGGAAAGACCAGACTGACCAGACGATAAACCGATTTTGAGTTGAGCTTCATTTCAAGACGGGCTTCTTCGTCTCCCAACAAAGCATCACAATAGGTTCTTAATGCACTCAGAACTTCTGATTTGTGGCGTAGGGATTCGTGCTGCAAAAGTGCCCAGGCAGCATGAAAAAGCTGCACCTGGCGATCGTGGTCTTCCTGATAAAAGCGAGAGTAAATGTCTTGTTGAGGATAGTTTTGTAACCGCGCTTGCAGCGAATCTCGATTCGCATACAGTTTATCGATCTGTTGCCGTGTTTCTTGCAGCGCCTGCCGCCGTTTCTGCTGCTGCTGCCACCGCTTAGACTGAGCAAGCAGTTGAGCAACCTGTTCGCGCCTCTCTGCAACCTGGGCAGGATTGATCGGCAGTCGAAAGGGAAAGAGGGTTGTCTGTACATGGGTCCAGGCAGGACGAACGCGTCGCTCAAATTGCCTGATCACCATACTTTCAGTAGTGGGAAACAACAAATCAGAAGCTTTCTTTAACAGAGAGTTACTCGATTGAGAGAATTTTTCCCAGACTTTATCAAGTTCCTCCTGAATCTGTTCATACGCTTCAAGCGGGAATTGCGAAAAGTCCCGTTCAATTTCTTCAGCAGCGTCTAATGATTGTAAGGCTGCGATTTCCTCCAGAGTGGTAATATTACTATTGATTTCAGATAGAGAGGCTTCATCAATAGTTTGCTGCTGGCGCAGGGCTGGCTCCTGATCAAATCTTTGCTGTAGCTCAGCTTCAAAAGCTAAAAACTTCTGCTTGATCTCTTCATGCTCATCACAGTCATACTCAGCTTCCTCAAGTCGAGTGATCGCCTGCCGCAATTGAGGCACGGTCTGCCCCCGAATAATGGCAACCTTTCCGCCCTTCAGGTAAAAAAGATCATCAGGAAGTCTACTTCTGATTCGTGATTCAAAATTGTCGATCGCACTGTTGTTTGTGCTGGCAAAAACGCAAAGGCAGCTTTGATCAGGGTCTCCATGAGCCAGGGCTTT
This window of the Leptolyngbya ohadii IS1 genome carries:
- a CDS encoding relaxase/mobilization nuclease domain-containing protein encodes the protein MIGKQEKGRSFRGCLRYVLEKKGAQFLGGSMLGESVDELTAEFNAIRRLRPGLEVAVYHAMLALPAHERQSDDRWLAIAHDYLNRMGFGNCQYIVVRHTDEEHDHVHLVVSRIQIPDAQTVSDSQDYVRSENVIRELERIYNLEPVTPSYEQIDRAPTTGEIRKFEKQQRQFEEGSRDKPPDPCIRLVLQSMVKHLSQQKLTMPQFIEQMQARGVEIRVGLTKGQELGITYGFGSQHYSGTQLGRGYTFQGLQKYQEIDYEPERDDAAIRRLCDETNRTEPDPAAVIAADGRANADSAKDEPGAGDLEAAIRSLNFAAPAASATATTIGIQQPRYAAEARDLHCRIEEFLEQEAVESLEGYFEGIDWSLKFNQRESDTTDAVRRAIESFDRYVATKPEQFTASPSISGPNPPLMGAGAVEELDWDDWNEQRQQREQLYSDYCFYSEQLDNLNNWDVLIAMAAIDDEKPEDDLFWMLTNSPQAKSIEYESGQTEAVAYIQNTLELAQAQLQRLLQEQLRYSFTQDVRRNYRQKYYEFFDSLANASEGADVSDVEVAKAMLAAGSERHEVGGAIAQGYFARRAAYQQGIGVWESYVNTTVHDAENKVQPQTNEVSQKLTNQQKKGVDLDL
- a CDS encoding DEAD/DEAH box helicase, with translation MQSGEVYVEMISAFLQACREYLRLEDLSSSEIDKGQGDFQKVFDEGVQISGNRLVLRDASLFNQVKRLSRIRQENTDTDHHSIALAFPNIYRVATQNGKQVSKYRPLFTIDISRIFRGAYREAGWDLLEFDIYPVRANLIELRGMNEQKADALLTGEGLLRFLADAFDRPFDSVQNFLNQVDTAPSPYRTKREAYIVRANLNPFNYNLRKEIQELEQQVAEQQNGCEWMSEDRPAHQYLFGKPQRSRHEVQFWAAFPGTVPDEYQAEAIKHAQENPLTPVLGGPGSGKTELSLHLVTQPIYERAKALAHGDPDQSCLCVFASTNNSAIDNFESRIRSRLPDDLFYLKGGKVAIIRGQTVPQLRQAITRLEEAEYDCDEHEEIKQKFLAFEAELQQRFDQEPALRQQQTIDEASLSEINSNITTLEEIAALQSLDAAEEIERDFSQFPLEAYEQIQEELDKVWEKFSQSSNSLLKKASDLLFPTTESMVIRQFERRVRPAWTHVQTTLFPFRLPINPAQVAERREQVAQLLAQSKRWQQQQKRRQALQETRQQIDKLYANRDSLQARLQNYPQQDIYSRFYQEDHDRQVQLFHAAWALLQHESLRHKSEVLSALRTYCDALLGDEEARLEMKLNSKSVYRLVSLVFPVFSSSLQSLFNLFPTIEADLIQLAIIDEAAATALHQAFPLLVRSQQAAVVGDPNQLFPILSLGVDAVAAYRQSYFLDQGLDYSKYSPTAKNTATAYHRAAGATGEEGSLGNPIVLRNHYRSVPAIAAFSSPKYPGGLNCLVQPRPSALGPNLLAFNVIGRQDQNTNPGEVRAIDILVQHLLAAGYKLTAQEKNNQIGIMSLFFHQAAALRQQLQSRSQKFPWSDVNTVYQFQGEEKPVILFSPCLCDRNSLGLISNSPNLLNTVVSRAEELFILVGNLAELEAVGGEARRLINHIRQYGEVRNLPD